In a single window of the Elaeis guineensis isolate ETL-2024a chromosome 4, EG11, whole genome shotgun sequence genome:
- the LOC105043603 gene encoding protein RGF1 INDUCIBLE TRANSCRIPTION FACTOR 1: MVGFTNRMPHWLEALLGERFFNPCTIHETAKKNEKNIFCLDCCSSFCPQCLPLHRTHRLLQIRRYVYHDVVRVDDLEKLIDCSSVQSYTTNSAKVVFLNERTQSRPFRGSCNACRSCDRPLQDPYLFCSLSCKVKLLLRSEGGLARELRECEFLPLPSSCELDDGQLTPDSILESASATSSGSSAGGGGGAGARAIRSTAGTESLAQRRRSAAGRPSGPEVVNRRKKGVPTRSPLY, from the exons ATG GTGGGTTTCACGAACAGGATGCCGCACTGGTTGGAAGCCTTGCTGGGCGAGAGATTCTTCAATCCATGCACGATCCACGAGACGGCCAAGAAGAACGAGAAGAACATCTTCTGCCTCGACTGCTGCTCTAGCTTCTGCCCCCAGTGCCTCCCGCTTCACCGCACTCACCGCCTCCTCCAG ATTCGGAGATATGTGTACCACGATGTTGTTCGAGTCGACGATCTGGAGAAGTTGATCGACTGTTCTTCCGTTCAA TCCTACACGACGAACAGCGCAAAGGTGGTATTCCTGAACGAGCGAACGCAGAGCCGGCCTTTCCGCGGATCATGCAACGCCTGCCGCTCCTGCGACCGCCCCCTCCAAGACCCTTATCTCTTCTGCTCCCTTTCTTGCAAG GTGAAGCTGTTGTTGAGGAGCGAGGGAGGGCTGGCGAGGGAGCTCCGGGAGTGCGAATTCCTGCCGCTGCCGAGCTCGTGCGAGCTGGACGATGGCCAGCTCACGCCCGACTCCATCCTGGAGTCCGCCTCCGCCACCTCCTCCGGCTCCTCCGCCGGTGGCGGCGGTGGAGCTGGGGCCCGCGCTATCCGGAGCACTGCCGGGACGGAGTCCCTTGCTCAGCGGCGGCGGAGCGCCGCGGGCCGCCCGTCCGGTCCGGAGGTGGTGAACCGGAGGAAGAAAGGTGTCCCCACCCGGTCGCCGCTGTACTGA